Proteins from a single region of Gordonia hongkongensis:
- a CDS encoding HIT family protein has translation MSSCIFCAIIAGTSPGRIVYSDDDVLGFLDIRPVTRGHTLLVPRVHSSGLDDLDPTLGAALFRAGQRVATAMKTGPVSADGVNLALNDGRAAFQTVFHTHLHVVPRHDGDKLSFAKGFLVRRDPDPDETAAAVRAGIESVG, from the coding sequence ATGAGCAGTTGCATCTTCTGCGCCATCATCGCGGGCACCTCCCCGGGTCGCATCGTCTACTCCGACGACGACGTCCTCGGGTTCCTCGACATCCGGCCCGTGACCCGCGGGCACACCCTCCTCGTGCCCCGGGTCCACTCCTCCGGGCTCGACGACCTCGACCCCACCCTCGGCGCCGCTCTCTTCCGCGCCGGCCAACGAGTCGCCACCGCGATGAAGACCGGACCGGTGTCCGCCGACGGGGTCAACCTGGCACTGAACGACGGCCGCGCGGCCTTCCAGACCGTCTTCCACACCCACCTGCACGTCGTCCCCAGACACGACGGGGACAAGCTGAGTTTCGCCAAGGGCTTCCTCGTCCGCCGCGACCCCGACCCCGACGAGACCGCCGCTGCGGTGCGCGCCGGGATCGAGTCCGTCGGATGA